One Candidatus Acidulodesulfobacterium ferriphilum genomic window carries:
- a CDS encoding protein-glutamate O-methyltransferase CheR has product MEYPNINLSDEIFYKLKNLIYDISGIYFNEQKKYLLETRLSRRLSILDLPNFEDYYNYLRYSPKRKPEIKELLNSVTTNETSFFRDLPQLEVFIDILKQVVSEPSINPNKKIRIWSAGCSTGEEPYTIAIMIKENFPFSNVKFDIIGSDISEKVLDSANRGVYHSYTLRNASETIIAKYFNKIDDDSFALKDEIKNMTGFHNVNLVDAKEVKNLDIFDIVLCRNVIIYFDNESKKMAITNIYESLKIGGYLFLGHSESLHFISTSFKLVGFGKTPLYRKE; this is encoded by the coding sequence ATGGAATATCCAAACATTAATTTATCTGATGAAATATTCTATAAATTAAAGAACTTAATATATGATATCTCAGGTATTTATTTTAATGAGCAAAAAAAATATCTCCTTGAAACGAGGTTATCCAGAAGGCTTTCTATTTTAGATCTACCCAATTTTGAAGACTATTATAATTATTTAAGATATTCGCCAAAAAGAAAACCGGAAATAAAGGAGCTTTTAAATAGCGTAACGACGAATGAAACCAGTTTTTTCAGGGACTTGCCTCAGCTCGAGGTTTTTATCGATATTTTAAAACAGGTTGTTTCGGAACCGAGCATTAATCCAAACAAAAAGATTAGAATATGGAGCGCTGGATGCTCCACCGGTGAAGAACCATATACTATTGCCATTATGATAAAAGAGAATTTCCCTTTTTCCAATGTAAAGTTTGATATAATCGGCTCCGATATCAGCGAAAAGGTTTTGGATTCGGCAAACAGGGGGGTATATCATAGTTATACTTTGCGCAACGCGAGCGAAACCATTATCGCTAAATATTTTAATAAAATAGACGACGATTCCTTTGCTCTAAAGGACGAAATTAAAAATATGACCGGTTTTCACAATGTCAATCTTGTAGATGCGAAAGAAGTAAAAAACTTAGACATTTTTGATATCGTTCTTTGCAGAAATGTTATAATATACTTCGATAACGAGTCAAAGAAAATGGCCATTACAAACATATACGAAAGTTTAAAAATAGGCGGGTATCTTTTTTTGGGACATTCGGAATCTTTACATTTTATATCTACATCGTTCAAATTGGTCGGTTTCGGAAAAACACCCCTATACAGGAAAGAATAA
- a CDS encoding response regulator has product MALDLSMKILVVDDFSTMRRIIKNILKQIGFANVDEAENGQVALSKIADGNYDFVISDWNMPEMNGIELLKSVRANETTKDLPFLMVTAEAKKENVVEAVKAGVNNYIVKPFTAETLQEKISKIFPD; this is encoded by the coding sequence ATGGCTTTGGATCTGTCGATGAAAATTCTTGTGGTAGATGATTTTTCCACGATGCGAAGGATTATTAAGAATATTTTAAAACAGATAGGTTTTGCGAATGTGGACGAAGCCGAAAATGGGCAGGTCGCCCTTTCAAAAATTGCGGACGGAAATTACGATTTTGTCATTTCGGATTGGAATATGCCGGAAATGAACGGAATAGAATTATTAAAGAGCGTCAGGGCAAATGAAACAACAAAAGATTTACCGTTTTTAATGGTTACTGCCGAGGCAAAAAAAGAAAATGTGGTCGAAGCCGTTAAAGCAGGGGTTAACAATTATATCGTAAAGCCTTTTACGGCGGAAACCCTTCAGGAAAAGATTTCAAAAATATTCCCAGATTAG
- a CDS encoding HEAT repeat domain-containing protein codes for MNKQDKQRDLLFADNVDVVRNAIDNIAKYGTIKDKKLIVDLLGSSSPGIVEFAENTIIKLQEKGLIKKLFEISASSGSGIKIRSNSFDVIKQIAMKNGNFLTEYFNKSKGKYNRIISELIRYGNFIPNDYPKRILVKLSKDKDEITRANAVESIGILKLKLDGVLIKALDDTFFVSSSAIFSIGEIRLKRAFPRLKELFLKSRDRVVRNIIVDSLAKIGGNEILDFLLNLLGKNNRYTIDKIYILKSLYKIYTADNRKKSGTKESLLQKISNLNLRISISSIEEYEEKEAIDSILCYFSLLNHKKSEKMFKFLFEYYVKTENIDELEYLYIKNILKKIARPKYIMNYIKSLKPSSDFNKYDLLINVLSEISPRDIINLLDFFKDKKLFLEAKISSLIYACSVFSDKNFSYKTAFYDIILYYLSDGNGNVRKSAINLSRCSKSGIYIDKLFTFLLKENLPDVTSAFINTISNLLSFKRNKKYFYFFADNLSLKNDKIIEYSLKILEEAKLSLTDNDISDLYSKFANFKYVKSIPLKRLLARVLRKYDLAKYKEAMSFLLDESDEEIKFNYLNSLFISGVKDLKLYLDVLSSAGNFSDEFKYKIVELIEKLGDPKSFDFLVFMLNKEKSKMVKIAILSAIHIIDKEKAANIIKKYNSSKDKDLRSYSLELIQ; via the coding sequence ATGAATAAACAAGATAAACAAAGGGATCTGCTTTTTGCGGATAATGTCGATGTCGTTAGAAATGCAATAGATAACATAGCAAAATACGGAACCATAAAAGATAAAAAACTCATAGTCGATTTATTGGGATCGAGCAGCCCGGGCATTGTTGAATTTGCCGAAAATACCATTATTAAACTGCAGGAAAAGGGGCTTATAAAAAAGCTGTTCGAAATTTCTGCCTCAAGCGGCAGCGGCATTAAAATCAGGTCTAATTCATTTGATGTTATAAAGCAAATTGCCATGAAGAACGGAAATTTTTTAACCGAATATTTTAATAAAAGCAAAGGTAAATATAACAGGATAATTTCAGAGCTGATAAGATACGGCAATTTTATCCCTAACGATTATCCAAAAAGGATTTTGGTCAAGCTTTCAAAAGATAAAGACGAAATAACAAGGGCTAACGCGGTTGAATCGATAGGAATATTAAAACTTAAGCTTGACGGCGTACTGATAAAGGCGCTGGATGATACATTCTTTGTTTCGTCATCGGCTATTTTTTCCATAGGGGAAATAAGATTAAAAAGAGCGTTTCCAAGATTGAAAGAGTTATTTTTAAAATCCCGCGACAGGGTTGTCAGAAATATAATAGTCGATTCTTTGGCGAAAATAGGCGGAAACGAAATATTAGATTTTTTGTTAAATCTTCTCGGTAAAAATAATAGATATACGATAGATAAGATTTATATACTTAAAAGTTTATATAAAATATATACGGCGGATAATCGCAAAAAAAGCGGGACAAAAGAGTCGCTGCTCCAAAAAATATCCAATTTAAATCTTAGAATTTCTATATCGTCTATAGAAGAGTATGAGGAAAAAGAGGCAATAGATTCTATCCTTTGTTATTTTTCTTTGTTGAATCATAAAAAGTCGGAAAAAATGTTTAAATTTTTATTTGAATATTATGTTAAAACCGAGAATATCGATGAATTAGAATATCTGTACATAAAAAATATTCTTAAAAAGATCGCAAGACCCAAGTACATAATGAATTACATAAAATCGTTAAAACCGTCGTCCGATTTTAATAAATATGATTTACTGATAAATGTTTTATCCGAGATTTCACCAAGGGATATAATAAATCTTTTAGATTTTTTTAAGGATAAAAAATTATTTTTAGAGGCAAAAATATCTTCTTTAATTTACGCGTGTTCGGTATTCTCGGATAAAAATTTTAGTTACAAAACCGCTTTTTACGATATTATTCTTTATTATTTAAGCGATGGAAACGGTAATGTTAGAAAATCCGCAATTAATTTATCGAGATGCTCGAAAAGCGGCATTTACATAGATAAACTTTTTACTTTTCTTCTTAAGGAAAATCTCCCTGATGTAACCTCTGCGTTTATAAATACCATATCTAATCTTTTAAGCTTTAAGCGGAATAAAAAATATTTTTATTTTTTTGCGGATAATCTGTCGTTAAAAAACGATAAAATAATAGAATATTCGTTAAAAATACTTGAAGAGGCGAAATTATCGCTAACCGATAATGATATTTCGGATTTATATTCTAAATTTGCTAATTTTAAATATGTTAAATCCATACCGTTAAAAAGACTGCTGGCGCGCGTTTTAAGAAAATACGACCTGGCAAAATATAAAGAAGCTATGTCTTTTTTACTTGACGAAAGCGATGAAGAGATTAAATTTAATTATCTGAATTCTCTTTTTATATCAGGGGTTAAGGACCTGAAACTATATTTGGATGTTCTTAGCTCCGCCGGAAATTTTTCGGATGAATTTAAATATAAAATAGTGGAATTAATCGAAAAATTAGGCGACCCGAAGAGCTTTGACTTTCTTGTTTTTATGCTTAATAAAGAAAAGAGTAAAATGGTAAAAATCGCCATACTGAGCGCCATTCATATTATCGATAAGGAAAAGGCGGCAAATATAATAAAAAAATATAATTCATCTAAAGATAAAGACTTAAGAAGCTATTCTTTAGAATTAATACAGTAA
- a CDS encoding FliA/WhiG family RNA polymerase sigma factor, translated as MEKINFKSKRLIEENFNLVNTVANFMMIRFNGIINRDDLVEFGIGGLIDAAIKFDPSKNDNFRVYAITRIKGSILDGIRKLDYMPRNVRELAGRIEKTYSKLEQKLGEMPSDEEVAQELGVNSEEFSEMLYKIRGASFLSDKDFIGFDKGRAESIETMESKEPQVIDNLLINERKNILKTYIDMLSEVEKNVLMMYYYDELTLKEIGRLLDLTESRICQIHSKAIIKLRSKLKSYE; from the coding sequence ATGGAAAAAATAAATTTTAAATCAAAAAGGCTGATCGAAGAAAATTTTAACCTCGTAAACACGGTTGCAAACTTTATGATGATAAGATTTAACGGAATCATAAACAGAGATGACCTTGTGGAATTTGGCATAGGGGGACTGATAGATGCCGCTATTAAGTTCGATCCGTCAAAAAATGATAACTTTAGGGTATATGCGATAACGAGGATAAAAGGTTCCATTTTAGACGGCATAAGAAAACTTGACTATATGCCGAGAAATGTCCGCGAGCTAGCGGGGAGGATAGAAAAGACATACTCCAAATTGGAACAAAAATTAGGAGAAATGCCCTCAGATGAAGAGGTGGCTCAGGAACTCGGTGTTAATTCGGAAGAATTTAGCGAAATGCTATATAAGATAAGAGGAGCATCATTTCTATCAGATAAAGATTTTATCGGTTTTGACAAAGGACGCGCCGAATCTATAGAAACAATGGAGAGCAAGGAACCGCAGGTTATAGACAACCTTTTGATAAATGAAAGAAAAAATATTTTAAAGACATACATCGATATGCTTAGCGAGGTTGAAAAAAATGTACTGATGATGTATTATTATGACGAATTAACCTTAAAAGAAATCGGAAGACTGCTGGATCTAACCGAATCCAGAATTTGCCAGATCCATTCTAAGGCAATAATAAAATTGAGATCAAAATTAAAATCATATGAATAA
- a CDS encoding response regulator: MKTLYTVLIVEDSLVVVKFLSIAFKNAGFKVKTASDGYEALEKAIKDDINLIVTDLNMPEMDGITLLSSLKDNLSTKNIPVILMSSNMPSENEISKSYAFLQKPFNDEKIISIAKKAIKEVYGG; this comes from the coding sequence ATGAAAACGCTATATACGGTATTAATTGTCGAGGACTCGTTAGTTGTAGTTAAGTTTTTATCGATTGCCTTTAAAAACGCGGGTTTTAAGGTGAAAACGGCTTCCGACGGTTATGAGGCTCTGGAAAAAGCCATTAAAGACGATATAAACCTGATTGTAACGGATTTAAATATGCCCGAGATGGATGGGATTACTCTGTTAAGCAGTCTTAAGGATAATTTATCGACCAAAAATATACCCGTTATTCTTATGTCCTCAAATATGCCAAGCGAAAACGAAATATCTAAAAGTTATGCTTTTTTGCAAAAGCCGTTTAATGATGAAAAAATAATAAGCATTGCAAAAAAAGCAATAAAAGAGGTTTACGGCGGCTAA
- the flhA gene encoding flagellar biosynthesis protein FlhA produces MAERSETGTFSNNFILKNSDILLALLFVMVIVLMVIPITTWMLDIFLTFSISFSIIILLTSIYVLRPLEFSVFPTILLVATLFRLSLEIAATRLILLYGYKGADAAGIVIESFGKFVVGGNYAVGIVIFIIFIVINFIVVTKGATRVAEVSARFTLDALPGKQMSIDAELNSGFITEEEARKKRTDLTKEVDFYGSMDGASKFVRGDVIAAIIIIVINIIGGLLIGIFQHHLSLFKAASYYTLLTVGEGLVVQIPALIVSTSSGIIITRATRESNLSKDFSYQFLSNPRALYTASGVLFFFGVIPGLPHWPFILFAALAALIAYLISKEMGKKKTELSKKELEDRKSIPESQIIESVLQVDILELEVGYGLISYVDASRNGELLERIKGIRKQLAGDLGIIVPPIHIKDNLNLKPNEYLFLIKGAPVAKYEVMPNKLLAMNPGNVTENIQGIVTNEPAFNLPALWIDESLKQKAQMAGWTVVEIPAIIATHIVEIIKANAPELLTRQDVQKLLDMLSSKYPKIVDDLIPNTLSLSTVQTVLENLLSEGVPIKDMLTIVETLHNYGQNIKDPAALTEYARAALKRTITKMAMGADNTLRPLILGKNFESLMINEYNKTKEKGGYAGIDQSYYNKIISAVKEGVKKSAETGLSPVVLTSPQIRLFLKNILNEIVPGITVISSNELSPNSKIKPLGSIEIYAD; encoded by the coding sequence ATGGCTGAACGGTCGGAAACAGGGACTTTTTCGAATAATTTTATTTTAAAAAACTCGGATATACTACTCGCCTTGCTTTTTGTGATGGTTATCGTTCTTATGGTTATTCCGATAACCACATGGATGCTCGATATATTTTTAACTTTTTCCATATCCTTTTCTATAATAATTTTATTAACTTCTATTTATGTCTTAAGGCCGCTCGAGTTTTCGGTATTCCCCACAATCCTTTTGGTTGCGACTTTATTCAGGCTGTCGCTCGAAATAGCCGCCACCAGATTGATACTTTTGTATGGATATAAAGGCGCCGATGCCGCCGGAATAGTTATAGAATCTTTTGGAAAATTTGTCGTGGGCGGAAATTATGCAGTGGGAATAGTGATATTTATTATCTTTATCGTAATCAATTTTATTGTTGTAACCAAAGGCGCAACCAGAGTAGCGGAGGTTTCGGCCAGATTTACATTAGATGCCTTGCCCGGCAAGCAGATGTCCATCGATGCCGAACTTAATTCGGGTTTTATAACCGAGGAAGAGGCAAGAAAAAAACGAACGGATTTGACGAAAGAGGTAGATTTTTACGGGTCTATGGACGGCGCAAGCAAGTTCGTCAGGGGAGATGTTATCGCCGCCATAATCATTATCGTCATAAACATCATAGGGGGTCTTTTAATCGGCATCTTCCAGCATCATCTATCCCTTTTTAAAGCCGCCTCTTATTATACTCTTCTTACCGTCGGCGAAGGGCTTGTTGTCCAAATTCCCGCTTTAATAGTTTCGACATCGAGCGGTATTATAATTACCAGAGCTACGAGGGAAAGCAATCTTTCGAAAGACTTTTCGTATCAATTTTTGTCTAATCCGAGGGCTTTATATACCGCAAGCGGCGTTCTTTTCTTTTTCGGCGTTATTCCGGGGCTTCCGCACTGGCCTTTTATTCTTTTTGCTGCCCTTGCCGCTTTAATAGCATATTTAATATCTAAAGAAATGGGGAAAAAGAAGACCGAGTTAAGCAAAAAGGAGTTAGAAGATAGAAAGAGCATTCCCGAATCGCAAATTATAGAGAGCGTTCTGCAAGTCGATATTCTCGAACTCGAGGTCGGTTACGGCCTCATATCTTATGTCGATGCTTCAAGAAACGGAGAACTTTTGGAAAGAATTAAAGGCATTAGAAAACAGTTGGCGGGGGATTTAGGAATTATAGTTCCACCTATTCACATTAAAGACAATCTCAATTTAAAGCCGAACGAGTATCTGTTTCTGATTAAGGGCGCCCCCGTAGCAAAATACGAAGTAATGCCTAATAAACTTCTCGCTATGAATCCTGGGAATGTAACAGAGAATATTCAGGGTATTGTTACAAATGAACCGGCGTTCAACCTTCCAGCGCTGTGGATAGATGAAAGCCTTAAGCAAAAGGCGCAGATGGCGGGCTGGACGGTTGTCGAAATACCCGCGATTATAGCAACTCATATAGTAGAGATAATAAAGGCAAATGCGCCGGAACTTCTCACGAGGCAGGATGTTCAGAAACTTTTGGATATGCTTTCCTCTAAATATCCGAAGATAGTCGATGACCTTATCCCGAATACCCTTTCCTTAAGCACCGTTCAAACCGTTCTTGAAAATTTGCTTTCGGAGGGCGTCCCTATCAAAGATATGCTTACAATCGTGGAGACGCTTCATAATTACGGTCAAAATATCAAAGACCCTGCCGCATTAACCGAATATGCCAGAGCCGCATTAAAAAGAACCATAACCAAAATGGCTATGGGAGCAGATAATACTCTCAGGCCTTTAATACTGGGAAAGAATTTCGAATCGCTTATGATTAATGAATACAATAAAACAAAAGAGAAAGGAGGATACGCAGGGATCGACCAATCTTACTATAATAAAATAATTTCGGCCGTCAAAGAAGGGGTAAAAAAATCTGCCGAAACCGGCTTATCTCCCGTCGTATTAACCTCTCCCCAGATAAGATTATTTTTAAAAAATATTTTAAACGAAATAGTTCCGGGGATAACGGTTATTTCATCCAATGAACTGTCGCCGAATTCCAAAATTAAACCACTGGGAAGTATAGAAATTTATGCAGATTAA
- a CDS encoding MinD/ParA family protein, with translation MKKQGNQNNYTKIISITSGKGGVGKTNIVCNLAYCFASMGKKVMIMDADLSLGNVSVILGIIPKYNISQVIYGDKQLKDIIISDSNGVLVLPASSGIPELSNLSEPQKIALMSRFDEFAGDMEGSGEPIDILLIDTGAGISSNVLYFNLAASEIYVVVTPEPTSITDAYALIKVLSLKYGEKYFRIIVNNVKSEREAKEVYKHLSLVSDKFLNVTLNYLGHVLNDENIPRSVIMQKPALSLFPDSKSSECIKKLAYNILSQKDNKISNGNIQFFLNKLLRAF, from the coding sequence ATGAAAAAGCAGGGGAATCAAAATAATTATACAAAAATTATTTCTATAACAAGCGGAAAGGGCGGGGTCGGTAAAACTAACATAGTTTGCAATCTTGCATACTGTTTTGCCTCTATGGGCAAAAAGGTAATGATAATGGATGCCGACCTGAGCCTCGGAAATGTTTCAGTAATTCTCGGTATTATTCCAAAATATAACATTTCTCAGGTAATTTACGGCGATAAACAGCTTAAGGATATCATAATCTCCGATTCTAACGGCGTTCTGGTTCTTCCTGCTTCATCGGGCATACCAGAGTTGTCCAATCTCTCAGAGCCGCAAAAAATTGCTTTAATGTCAAGGTTCGATGAATTTGCCGGAGATATGGAGGGTTCGGGAGAGCCTATAGACATTCTTTTAATAGATACCGGAGCGGGAATTTCGTCGAATGTTTTATATTTTAATCTTGCCGCAAGCGAAATATATGTTGTCGTGACCCCGGAACCTACATCGATAACTGATGCTTATGCGCTGATTAAGGTTTTAAGTTTGAAATACGGAGAAAAATATTTTCGGATTATAGTCAATAACGTTAAAAGCGAAAGGGAAGCTAAGGAGGTTTATAAACACTTAAGCCTTGTTTCCGATAAATTTCTTAATGTAACCTTAAATTATTTAGGACATGTTTTGAATGACGAGAATATTCCAAGGTCGGTTATTATGCAGAAACCGGCGTTAAGCCTTTTTCCAGATTCTAAATCGTCCGAATGTATTAAAAAATTGGCTTATAATATACTTTCTCAAAAAGATAATAAAATATCCAACGGCAATATCCAATTTTTTCTGAATAAACTTTTAAGGGCATTTTAA